In the genome of Microcoleus vaginatus PCC 9802, the window CCTTGCATCAGGAAAAAGAACGAGTGTGGTAGTAATGTACAAATCTGCAGCAAATAGCCCTCAGCCCAATATGTTTTCCTTCTTCCGAGAGATTAAGGAAGAGGTAGCGGAACCTTGGTGGTCTGAAGAAACTCACTGTAGGATTGATCGAGTCAACTGTTTCAAATTTGCTCAAACGACAGGCGGGGCGTATGTTTCACTGGATGAGATGGCTCACCTGCCAGTTCCTCCTCAACCCAGTGAAATACAAGGAGATTTTCTACAAATCCAATTTCCAGATGCAATAGAGGTTGTTCTTTCGCTCGATCGATTCAAGACGCCATATTATGCCTCCATGTGTTGGACACCAGATACCAATGACACGCTGCGAAGCTGTACTTTAATCTACGAACAACCGGATCAAAAGGCTGATGTATTCGCCATTTAACAGGCTCAAATTTCCACTTCTGGATGAATGAGCTGGTATCCTTCTGCTTTGAGCTTCTGATTCGATATGCGCCGATTATTCGATCGCTCGGTTGTATCTGACCCATCCCATTCCACTTCAGGTAATTCGTAGCGCTCGCACAGTTGTTTAAACAATTCACGAGCAGTAATTGGAACATCATTCACTAGGTTATAAACTCCTTGTAATTGACGAGCGAGCGCCAACTCACTTGCTGATACAATGTCGTCCAGATGAATCCAGTTCGTGAAATGATTGCCTGTGCCTGGGCGAGTTGTGCCTGCAAGCTTACTTAACCGTTTCTTGAACTCGCGATCGGGTCCATAAATGGCTCCAAGGCGAAATATACATACTTTCAAATCTTGGCTGGATGCGGACAGCAAAACTTGCTCTGTCTCATGTAAAATCTCTCCATGTCTGTTAGCTGGTGCCACAGGGGAATGTTCACTCACCCAGGCTCCATTACTATTGCCATACACCGCACAACTACTGGTATATATGAGTTGTTTTATGTTGGGAAAATGCTTCAAGGCAAGAACAAGGTTGTTAGCCGTATGCAGGTATGTCTCCTCGTACATATCGGAATCTACTTGTTGGTTCGCTGTAGGAGCGAGACTCAGGAAGACCACATGTTGATTTTGCAGGATCGTCTGTAATGTCTCTTCATCGCAGCGCTTCAGGACGATCGCCTCGTTGGCCACTTTCTGTAACTCCCCAATCCGGTCTTGCGTTGTCGTCGTTGCAGTAATTACGTGACCCAGGTTCCGCCAATGCTGGGCAACGGCACTTCCAACATAGCCACAACCAATAATTATAGCGTTCATCCGTTTTTTTAACTTCTGATATAGAAGGCTCTAGATTGCATCCAAGATACCAATATATCAAAGTTACAAAACTTTACGCACTGTTTTATTGGATTTGCATTCTGGGCATTTCCTGCTACTTTTTCTCCATATCATCCCTCTCTTAGGGAACGCCGAGTTAATCAGCATTAACAAACAAGCGGGAACGAGTCATAAAACGCTCTCCATCCGGCCCTTCCAGGGAAAAATCGCTGCCTCCGGGCCCCGATGCTACGTCTATAATTAACTGCGTGTGCTGCCAATATTTGTATTGCTGCGCTGCAATATAAAAGGGACAACCCCCTATTTCACCCAGCAATACGTCACATCACCGATTATCAGTTCGCCCTCGGTAAAGCACATGGGGGAACTACCGTCGCAGCAGCCGCCGGATTGGTGAAACATCAATTCTCCCTGTTGAGTTTTGAGAGGGTTAATTAATTTTAAAGCCGCTTCTGTTGCTGTGACTTGTGCAGTTTCCATTGCAGTCTGTTTAGAACAATCTCTAGTTATTATTATGAGCTTATAGTAAGTTGTCAGGCATCTAAATTGTATTTTTGGGCGGGCGGTACGCCCACCCCACAAGCAGAAAACTCACTCTTTGTGGAACAGGCATCTTGCCTGTTCCTGACATAATTTAATAGTTGAAGGACTTTAGTCCTCACTACAAACCAATGAGTGAAGACTTTAGAAAAAACCTAAAGCTTTCGGGCTGTAACTTACCAACAACTTCTTAGTTTCCTGGTAGTGATCTAACATCATTTTGTGATTTTCGCGACCGATACCAGATGATTTGTAGCCGCCGAATGCTGCGTGCGCGGGATACAAATGATAGCAGTTTGTCCACAGGCGGCCTGCTTGAACGGCGCGGCCCATGCGGTAGGCGGTGTTGATGTCGCGAGTCCAAACTCCTGCACCTAAACCGTAGAGAGTATCGTTGGCAATTTCTAATGCTTCGGCTTCGTCTTTGAAGGTGGTGACTGCTAATACTGGGCCGAAGATTTCTTCTTGGAAAATTCGCATTTTGTTGTTTCCTTTGAAGACTGTTGGCTGGAAATAATAACCGTCTTGCAAGTCGCCTGATAAGATGTTTCTTTCGCTACCAATGAGACATTCTGCGCCTTCGGTATGACCGATTTTGACGTATTCGGCGATTTTTTCCATCTGATTGATGGAGACTTGGGCGCCGAGGGCGGTTGTCGGATTTAAGGGGTGGTCTTGTTTGATTTGACGGATGCGATCGATCGCCCTTTCCATGAATCGATCGTAGATTGACTCCTGAATTAAGGCGCGGGAGGGGCAGGTGCACACTTCGCCTTGGTTGAAGGCAAACATGACTAATCCTTCGACTGCTTTGTCGAGAAATTCGTGGTCTTGGGCGCAGATATCTTCAAAGAAAATGTTGGGGGATTTGCCGCCTAGTTCTAGGGTGACGGGGATGACATTTTGGGAGGCGTATTGCATGATTAGCCTGCCGGTGGTGGTTTCGCCGGTGAAGGCGACTTTGGCAATCCGGGGACTGGTAGCGAGGGTTTTGCCGATTTCGGCGCCGGGCCCGTTAATGACACGGTGGTTTCGTCGAGTTCGCCGATCGAGCCTTCTTGAGCTCGGATGCAGCTTGCAAAGTAATTGAAAAAATAGTAAATAAGTGCATTCATCATTATCAATGTGACGATCTTGCATAATATTTATTAGCACCATAAGCAATAAAGGTTAAAACACTCAATGTCTGCTCAAGGGTTTTATCGTCGTTCACTCCCCGATTCTGCTATTGCTTTTTCCTCCGTAGAGGGAAGGCAAATTTTTCGAGAAGCCTTGGCATTGGGAGGTATGGAAGGGTATTTTGCTCTAGCGGAACAGTTTCACACTCAAGCAGAACCCGCTTTTTGTGGATTGGGTAGTTTAGTTGTTGTTCTTAATGCCTTATCCATCGATCCGGGTCGCATTTGGAAAGGGGTGTGGAGATGGTATGGAGAGGAATTTTTAGACTGTTGTTTACCTCTTTCAGTCATTAAAGAAAACGGTATCACCTTTGATGAGTTTGTCTGTATCGCACGTTGCAACGGTGCTGTTGTAAAACCTAACCGTTACCACCAAAGCAGCTTGGAAAACTTTCGGCAAGCAGTTGAGGAGGTGACTGCGGCGTCAGGTGATATTCATCTAGTTGTTTCCTACAGCCGAAAGGTATTAGGACAAACGGGTGATGGTCACTTTTCACCAATTGGTGGCTATCATCCACAGCGGGATCTAGTTCTTCTGCTGGATGTTGCCCGTTTCAAATATCCACCTCACTCGGTTTCTCTGCCTTTGTTATGGCAAGCATTTGAACCTCTCGATACCGTCACTAATCAATGTCGAGGTTATATTTTATTGCAGAAGAGTGAAAGGTTGCCAGAAACCTTCTTTCATGTTGCTTTTGATTTACATCAGTGGCGTAGTGTTGCTCCTTACTTTACAGACATACTCCCAGACCTTCTGAGAAAAGAGCAAGCTGATTCAATTGCTTCAGTTGTCAGTACCATTCTGCACCATTTGCCTGTTGAGTTCACAACTATGGTGCATACCTCGTCAGAGACAGCAGAGAAACTTGAGAAATTACGGGCAGCTATTCAGTTAAATTCACTGTTTGATATTGTTCACCAATGCTTGTCAAGCGATGACTCGGATGCAATGTCTGTTGTAC includes:
- a CDS encoding DUF3598 family protein, which translates into the protein MSENRVSITAKVPLTAQQQWETLMAHHCGRWQGVLVRYDATGQVLDILDSVRSFIPSDDRQTVTHSLDFRSRMTETVTQKQWVLTLGNPLIIHPVDPEAYLLFNPHSSDTMVGPDRTGQGFYFEPYLLASGKRTSVVVMYKSAANSPQPNMFSFFREIKEEVAEPWWSEETHCRIDRVNCFKFAQTTGGAYVSLDEMAHLPVPPQPSEIQGDFLQIQFPDAIEVVLSLDRFKTPYYASMCWTPDTNDTLRSCTLIYEQPDQKADVFAI
- a CDS encoding SDR family oxidoreductase — encoded protein: MNAIIIGCGYVGSAVAQHWRNLGHVITATTTTQDRIGELQKVANEAIVLKRCDEETLQTILQNQHVVFLSLAPTANQQVDSDMYEETYLHTANNLVLALKHFPNIKQLIYTSSCAVYGNSNGAWVSEHSPVAPANRHGEILHETEQVLLSASSQDLKVCIFRLGAIYGPDREFKKRLSKLAGTTRPGTGNHFTNWIHLDDIVSASELALARQLQGVYNLVNDVPITARELFKQLCERYELPEVEWDGSDTTERSNNRRISNQKLKAEGYQLIHPEVEI
- a CDS encoding DUF1984 domain-containing protein; its protein translation is MSAQGFYRRSLPDSAIAFSSVEGRQIFREALALGGMEGYFALAEQFHTQAEPAFCGLGSLVVVLNALSIDPGRIWKGVWRWYGEEFLDCCLPLSVIKENGITFDEFVCIARCNGAVVKPNRYHQSSLENFRQAVEEVTAASGDIHLVVSYSRKVLGQTGDGHFSPIGGYHPQRDLVLLLDVARFKYPPHSVSLPLLWQAFEPLDTVTNQCRGYILLQKSERLPETFFHVAFDLHQWRSVAPYFTDILPDLLRKEQADSIASVVSTILHHLPVEFTTMVHTSSETAEKLEKLRAAIQLNSLFDIVHQCLSSDDSDAMSVVRKWRSHQLFVAEIITAILLSCPETLYATLKPELRLWFSEVRHLEKLLPPLDVEISRLRQQMSALQEFYTLYSKGHQCNIPQS